The Populus trichocarpa isolate Nisqually-1 chromosome 18, P.trichocarpa_v4.1, whole genome shotgun sequence genomic interval CATCTCTCTCTTTCAACTTCTCTGCCAAGTGGACCTGCAGCTGCAGCATATGATTGTATACATGTGAATATGTACACCTTTAAATTAATCATTTCAAACAATGCAGAAGTTACATGGagatggagaagagattcaaggTCCACGTGTACTCAGAAGGAGAGCTACCAATTGTCCACGACGGGCCATGCAAAGACATATACACAATAGAGGGGAGGTTCATACACGAGATGGAGCACGGAGCCAAGAGGTTTAAAACAAGGGATCCTCGACGAGCTCATGTTTACTTTATGCCTTTCAGTGTCACATGGATGGTCAAGTATCTCTATAAGCCTCTCACCTACGATCACACTGCAATGAAACAATTTGTGGCTGATTATGTGAGAGTGGTATCGAGCAAATACCCCTTCTGGAATAGAACTCAAGGAGCCGATCACTTCATGCTTTCCTGTCATGATTGGGTGAGTAATTTCACATAAAACATTGCGTTGCATCTCCAAATTAATGACTAATATATATCATATGCCTCTGACTTGAAGTAATTGATACTTCTCATGACTTGGCAGGGTCCCCATGCTTCCCACGGCAATCCTTTCCTTTACAATACATCAATACGTGTCCTGTGCAATGCCAATAGCTCAGAGGGTTTCAGCCCTCGAAAGGACGTAAGCCTTCCTGAAATTCACCTCTATGGTGGCAATGTACCCCCCAAACTCATCTCGCCTCCACCAGCCACCAGCCCACGCCCCTACCTTGCATTCTTTTCCGGTGGGCTTCATGGCCCAATCCGCCCCATCCTCCTAGACCACTGGAAAGGCCGCGACCCTGATCTTCAAGTCTATGAGTACCTCCCTAAAGACCTGGACTACTATTCATTTATGCTCCGGTCCAAGTTTTGTCTGTGTCCAAGTGGTCATGAAGTGGCTAGTCCAAGAATTGTTGAGGCCATTTACGCTGAATGTGTGCCTGTTATTTTATCGGACCATTATGTGCTCCCATTCAGTGATGTCTTGAGATGGGAGGCCTTTGCAATACAGGTGAATGTATCAGAGATACCAAGATTGAAGGAGGTACTGATTTCTGTTCCAGAAGAGAGATATAGGAGGCTTAAGGAGGGTTTAAGAGCTATTAGGAAGCATTTTGTGTTGAACCGGCCTGCTAAGAGATTTGATGTGTTCCACATGATTTTACACTCCATTTGGCTTAGGAGATTAAATTTAAGACTTGTTTAGGTATATTTTAATATCCAATATATACATGCTAATCCTatacataaaatacaaaaaaagggCAAGTGTAAAACAGTACGTTTGAGTTCCCCATTGACaacagtaatattttttttttcatgaccaAATGATGTTAGTGCTGCCCTACATATTTTAAACGTGGCTAACGTACCATTAATTTGTACAGGAATGTTAGTGCCATCTAGGATGCGTGACGGTGTTCATAATGGATACTTGAAGTGGACTGACTGtgcaatttaatttgaatggtGAGCTGGGCCCATATTTTGCCTGCTATTTCATTTAAGGGGTTAAGTCCAGCCCATTATACTCTGAGTTGAGCTGCGCCGTGGGCTGGTCAAAAAATTTTGAGCCCACTAAAGTAATGCTTAAATGAAATATGATACTCGAATTATTAACTTAACtgaattcaatataaaattagGTAGTTTAATAATCTAATTTAAACTACAAACAATTGtagatgaattatatatagaaaaaatttagtGAGAAGACGGTGTTTACGAAGGTGAAGTCATCCTAGAATGACTTTTTTTATCGCTGGAATCAATCATATTTGTCGTTCAAAGACAACGAAGCAGCTAATACGTGCATAGCATAggttagcttttttatttttaattattaaaatactcaAATGACCTCTTTACATccaattaattatagaaaagcCAACAATAAAAAGACACAAATACCCTTTGACCTAAGAGTTAACTTATTTGATACCAAAGGTATCACGAAAACGCCCTCAATTTGCTTgttagtttgtttgttttttaagggtaaaaagattttttactgtatatttttaatggaaaaCAAAACTACCCTTGAATAGAAGttcaaaaattgatttcatttaaGGCTACTGTTGTAAATTCAATGTACAATCCAAACACAAATACTCGCCATGCCCCCAATTATTAGTTTTTGAACACCAAAATTATCTCAAGGCGAAGGCTATTTTACCATTAAACACATGACAAAGAGCTTTTGTTTTTAggtcaagaaaaagaaaacattgttcCCATTTATAAATGAATTGTATTTATGTGAATAatgttttctctatttttttaataggtaTTAATGTAGGATGTGtaacttattaaaataattcttaagaaatattttattttaagaattattttataaccaaaTTGATATCCCATTACAGTGGATTCAAGTGATTATTAAACAGTCCTACTTGTAGTTTATTAACTCTGCCTAAATatctttatgaaattaaaattaccaatttattatttatttacatatatttGTACAAATCCTAGCTaccaataaaatgataaattcattaatgaaCTAAAACGTTAATATTTACATCATGATCACTTAATTTATTGCAACGAAGTTGTGAGAAAATCGTTCAATTTGAGATTTGAGCAAGTCTCCAAAAGAGAAACGATGCCTTTCATGTGGGCTAATATTTGTGATCGTCCTCGTCGGCGACGTCGTCGTCGACGTATCATTCTTGATCACTTCAAGATCAGTTAGAcccatttctttcttcattgACTTGATGAATCCCATATCTACTTCATTCCCTGAGATGTCTCTTACATAGAAAGCATTCACTGCTTTCTCTCCTTCTGTTGCTACATCTGCTCGAACGACGGCCAGTCCATTTTCTCGGAGAACTCGAGTTATGTCCGATAGTAGCCCTAATCTATTTTCTGCACGTAACTTCAGCAGAACACCCTGCGCCCAAACagcaaatataaacaaatttgaCCATTGAAAATCATATGATTCTAGATCCatgtaataattttattttatttattttttaacgaGGGCTCACCTCACTAACCCGACGCTCTATGGCAGCCTCTAAGCATTTAATTACTCGTTCTTTCTCACTCTCTGTGTTACGTGCATATCCATCCTTGTGTCTAATGAAGTATTCCTGTAGCAACAAATATTTGTGGTTAATTAGTTCATTGAGAAAAAAGATTGAGgcataatatattatttgaatgtTTTTATTCCTACTTACTTGAAATGCACGGCCATCATGATCAGAGCTAACCGAAGCATGGAAAATCACATATTGCATATCGTTAAGTGTGCATATGGTATCGAACATGAGCCTTCGCCGATCCTTGCACTCTATGTTAACAATTGAATACTCCTTTTGGTCACAGTTCTCGATCGAAACCACCATCTTTGACCCTCCTTTGTTGTTATTCAATCCGGTTCCCGTTGAGGATGAGCTT includes:
- the LOC7465397 gene encoding probable glycosyltransferase At5g25310, whose product is METNSSALISLLLFLSVLLLFGYINNNFFSVNSSPKFEYTTVFSVPIVELQTKAISISTSSDHHHDDPILTVHNSAAPSNNTTVLTVTKNVKKKKKKNVKLSKEEEEMEHGLARARATIRKAASLTGNISRIVADGDENDVAGTIYLNARAFYQSYMEMEKRFKVHVYSEGELPIVHDGPCKDIYTIEGRFIHEMEHGAKRFKTRDPRRAHVYFMPFSVTWMVKYLYKPLTYDHTAMKQFVADYVRVVSSKYPFWNRTQGADHFMLSCHDWGPHASHGNPFLYNTSIRVLCNANSSEGFSPRKDVSLPEIHLYGGNVPPKLISPPPATSPRPYLAFFSGGLHGPIRPILLDHWKGRDPDLQVYEYLPKDLDYYSFMLRSKFCLCPSGHEVASPRIVEAIYAECVPVILSDHYVLPFSDVLRWEAFAIQVNVSEIPRLKEVLISVPEERYRRLKEGLRAIRKHFVLNRPAKRFDVFHMILHSIWLRRLNLRLV
- the LOC112325076 gene encoding ACT domain-containing protein ACR2 isoform X2, which gives rise to MEDCTVVKVDSVNKQGLLLEVVQVLTDLNLTIAKGYISSDAGWFMDVFHVKDEHGKKLRDQNVINYIQQAIGTTRESTPSPPNARAYTNNIFEADHSSEHTAIEMSGTDRPGLFSEISAALADLQCNIVEVHAWSHNARLACVAYISDPSSHTPIEDPHRLASIEDHLTTVLRANTVRSAGEPSQINNREVKTGGFLGGEGTVSNVERRLHQLMLSVRDFDGPISSSSTGTGLNNNKGGSKMVVSIENCDQKEYSIVNIECKDRRRLMFDTICTLNDMQYVIFHASVSSDHDGRAFQEYFIRHKDGYARNTESEKERVIKCLEAAIERRVSEGVLLKLRAENRLGLLSDITRVLRENGLAVVRADVATEGEKAVNAFYVRDISGNEVDMGFIKSMKKEMGLTDLEVIKNDTSTTTSPTRTITNISPHERHRFSFGDLLKSQIERFSHNFVAIN